In a genomic window of Mercenaria mercenaria strain notata chromosome 19, MADL_Memer_1, whole genome shotgun sequence:
- the LOC123541891 gene encoding kappa-type opioid receptor-like produces MEDYDIWHEFSLMSNGSNASYYDYYFFYEESVLETFLKWFEALCVMPIGVIGNILVLCVLLRKKYRKSSTAVFFSFLAISDIIILITGIYILFTVRMSDKIECKIFTSIWLSSGQLSSCILATIATERAFSVLFPHRAKFVFTARNAKLIMATVTSGVFGLNAALIVSYDVGGDKLFEEMYCPSDDLLLSSIVHVYPWVDFSLGFAIPFMVILVCSVIIILKLRPAIFAQKKEDRKVSSVTKTLLSTNACFLITLAPSRIYNIIYPIPLEDEEGFHTFVAFSTLSQVNAAANFFLYFLNAPVFRADVRQLYCSKPKAKGGSKVTKSTSQCGNIISNE; encoded by the coding sequence ATGGAAGATTACGACATCTGGCACGAGTTTTCCTTGATGAGCAATGGAAGCAATGCTTCATACTACGACTATTATTTCTTCTATGAAGAATCAGTACTTGAAACATTTTTGAAGTGGTTTGAGGCGTTGTGTGTGATGCCAATAGGTGTCATTGGAAATATTCTTGTTCTGTGTGTCTTACTGAGAAAAAAGTACCGTAAGTCATCCACTGCGGTGTTTTTCTCCTTTCTCGCCATCTCGGAcataatcatacttataacaggtATATACATCTTATTTACAGTCCGCATGTCCGATAAGATAGAATGTAAGATATTTACATCCATCTGGTTGAGCTCCGGGCAACTGTCCTCTTGTATCCTAGCCACCATTGCAACTGAGCGAGCTTTCAGCGTTCTGTTTCCACACAGAGCAAAATTCGTGTTCACAGCAAGAAATGCTAAACTCATTATGGCAACAGTAACAAGTGGTGTCTTTGGACTGAACGCAGCCTTGATAGTTAGTTATGACGTAGGCGGAGATAAACTTTTTGAAGAGATGTATTGCCCTTCGGATGACCTTCTATTGAGCTCCATCGTCCACGTCTATCCTTGGGTTGACTTCAGTCTAGGATTTGCCATCCCATTTATGGTAATCCTTGTGTGTTCCGTCATCATCATACTCAAGCTGAGACCAGCAATATTTGCTCAAAAGAAAGAAGACAGAAAGGTTTCTTCTGTTACTAAGACCTTACTGTCTACCAACGCTTGTTTCCTGATAACCCTTGCACCTAGCAGAATTTACAACATTATATATCCGATTCCTCTAGAGGACGAGGAGGGATTTCACACGTTCGTCGCGTTTTCTACGTTATCTCAAGTAAATGCAGCGGCAAACTTCTTTCTCTATTTTCTGAATGCGCCGGTGTTCAGAGCTGATGTGCGTCAATTATATTGTTCGAAGCCAAAAGCAAAAGGTGGATCGAAAGTAACGAAATCAACGAGTCAATGTGGAAACATCATTAGTAATGAGTAA